The Shewanella mesophila genome contains the following window.
GCGCTTTGCTGTGAGCGTTCGCGATTCGTTTGATGATTGACTTGAGTGCGCTGCTGAGTTTTTGACCTTTGACTCGCGTTAAACTGGGTACCTTCTCTCTCCTGTTTTATGCGGTTTGCCTGATCATGCCTATTCTTTTGAGCGCTATAGTCCCGCAGAAGGCCTTTATCTTCCTTTGGGTTGTAGTTGCGCTGAATGTTCTTATCTCTCTGATGAGTCCTATCTTGGCCTAAAGCAGGCTTAGTTTTTGCTGATTCGACCTTATAGATCGAGTTTGTCTGCTTGGTACGCTTCTCCTGATGAGTTGCTGCGCTGCCTATGTTGCGTTGGCTATTACTCTCTTTTTTATAGCGACTGTTAAACTCATGTCTTTGGTTTGATTTAATATTAGTGTTTATTCTAGCGTGATTGGTTGCGAGTTTATGCCCAAAATCCTGCTCTCGGCGCTGTTTAATTTGAACTGTGTTGTAGTGCTTGGGTTTGGCACCGTTACCGTAACGATCGACACTTCTTAGTTGTTTGGTTTGCAGCGTACTGGGTCGATGACTGTTATAGCGCTGTTTAACAACCGTCGAGCGGTAAGCGACACCTCGGCGATGGGTCGGTTTATGGTTCCAGCGCTGTGCACCGCTGCTCGATACGATACGAGTACGCGGACGATAGTGGTTCGAGTGGTGATGATGAGTCACAACAATATGACGGTCGTGCCAGCGAAACGCACTAAAGTA
Protein-coding sequences here:
- a CDS encoding DUF3300 domain-containing protein → MNSIKQGTFILLIALLPLLVAPAVLAIDNPAERIEEIQFSEAELAQMLAPIALYPDSLLTHILIASTYPLEVVQANRWRKQHKNLQASDAVSKAEDKDWDPSVVALVAFPTVLEKLSDDLNWTQKLGDAFLQDEQQVLSSIQTLRRQAEEANSLDDMDNMRVTKVNQEIIIEPAQKEIVYVPVYDTRVVYGHWRWYNYPPVYWVYPPRYAMDYSNHLSSHFYWHSGIRISFNYYFSAFRWHDRHIVVTHHHHSNHYRPRTRIVSSSGAQRWNHKPTHRRGVAYRSTVVKQRYNSHRPSTLQTKQLRSVDRYGNGAKPKHYNTVQIKQRREQDFGHKLATNHARINTNIKSNQRHEFNSRYKKESNSQRNIGSAATHQEKRTKQTNSIYKVESAKTKPALGQDRTHQRDKNIQRNYNPKEDKGLLRDYSAQKNRHDQANRIKQEREGTQFNASQRSKTQQRTQVNHQTNRERSQQSAQGRTQQRDH